A section of the Pseudomonas sp. Q1-7 genome encodes:
- the paaA gene encoding 1,2-phenylacetyl-CoA epoxidase subunit PaaA has protein sequence MYAQLVETGVKRVKALEEMSPEERAFQEKIDAEIKIEAKNWMPDAYRQTLIRQISQHAHSEIVGMLPEGNWVTRAPTLKRKLQLMAKIQDEAGHGLYLYSAMETLGADRDTEIAKLHSGKAKYSSIFNYPTLSWADMGAVGWLVDGAAIVNQVVLQRTSYGPYSRAMIRICKEESFHQRQGYEILLHMMRHGTQAQKDMVQDAINRLWWPSLMMFGPSDADSPNSAQSMAWKIKRQSNDELRQRFIDQTVPQLELLGCTAPDPHLKWNEERGHYDFGEIQWEEFYEVLKGNGPCNVERVATRRKAIEDGAWVREAAVAHARKRQQKRDAA, from the coding sequence ATGTACGCACAATTGGTTGAGACCGGCGTGAAGCGCGTGAAGGCGCTGGAGGAGATGTCCCCCGAAGAACGCGCCTTCCAGGAAAAGATCGACGCGGAAATCAAGATCGAGGCGAAGAACTGGATGCCGGATGCCTACCGGCAGACCCTGATCCGCCAGATTTCCCAGCACGCTCACTCCGAAATCGTCGGCATGCTGCCGGAAGGCAACTGGGTGACCCGCGCGCCGACCTTGAAGCGCAAGCTGCAGCTGATGGCCAAGATCCAGGACGAAGCCGGCCACGGCCTCTACCTCTACAGCGCCATGGAAACCCTGGGCGCCGACCGCGATACCGAGATCGCCAAGCTGCACAGCGGCAAGGCCAAGTATTCGAGCATCTTCAACTACCCGACCCTGAGCTGGGCCGACATGGGCGCGGTGGGCTGGCTGGTGGATGGCGCCGCCATCGTCAACCAGGTGGTGCTGCAGCGCACCTCCTACGGTCCCTACTCCCGCGCCATGATCCGCATCTGCAAGGAAGAGTCCTTCCACCAGCGCCAGGGCTACGAAATCCTCCTGCACATGATGCGTCACGGCACCCAGGCCCAGAAGGACATGGTCCAGGACGCCATCAACCGCCTCTGGTGGCCGTCGTTGATGATGTTCGGCCCGAGCGACGCCGACTCCCCCAACAGCGCGCAGTCCATGGCCTGGAAGATCAAGCGCCAGAGCAACGACGAGCTGCGCCAGCGCTTCATCGACCAGACCGTGCCGCAACTGGAGCTGCTCGGCTGCACCGCCCCGGACCCGCACCTGAAGTGGAACGAGGAGCGCGGCCACTACGACTTCGGCGAAATCCAGTGGGAAGAGTTCTACGAAGTGCTCAAGGGCAACGGCCCGTGCAACGTCGAGCGCGTTGCCACCCGCCGCAAGGCCATCGAAGACGGCGCCTGGGTCCGCGAAGCCGCGGTCGCCCATGCCCGCAAACGACAGCAGAAACGCGACGCCGCCTGA
- a CDS encoding OprD family porin, producing the protein MNHSRTLAPLVAALTLPFATSALAGFIEDSKGSLELRNHYLNRDFRQDGAAQSKAAEWGQGFTARIESGFTEGTVGVGLDAIGELGVKLDSSRDRRGTGLLPFDPVTKEPVDDYSELGLTAKLRASKSVLRLGTLQPLLPVVSYNDTRLLSSTFQGGLLTSQELDGLTFNGGRLTRTNLRDSSGRDDIGYLSATSDAFDFAGGSYAINPQLALSYYYGLLDDIYRQQFVGLVHTQPLPAGFSLKSDIRYFDSRGDGVERAGEIDNRNLNGMFSLGKGAHRFSLAFQRMSGDSAFPFLNGGDPYVVNLVTFNTFTRAEEDAWQLRYDYDFAALGIPGLTFMTRYVDGRNVKTATGDDGEEWERDSDLAYVIQSGALKGLSLRWRNVTFRSGNGLSTDVDENRLILGYTLALW; encoded by the coding sequence ATGAACCACAGCCGTACCCTTGCGCCGCTCGTTGCGGCGCTCACCCTGCCCTTCGCCACCTCGGCACTGGCAGGCTTCATCGAAGACAGCAAGGGCAGCCTGGAGCTGCGCAACCACTACCTCAACCGCGATTTCCGCCAGGACGGCGCCGCCCAGTCCAAGGCCGCGGAATGGGGCCAGGGTTTCACCGCGCGGATCGAATCCGGCTTCACCGAGGGCACGGTCGGCGTGGGCCTGGACGCCATCGGCGAGCTGGGTGTCAAGCTGGATTCCAGCCGCGACCGCCGTGGCACCGGCCTGCTGCCCTTCGACCCGGTGACCAAGGAGCCGGTGGACGACTACAGCGAGCTGGGCCTGACCGCCAAGCTGCGCGCCTCGAAGAGCGTGCTGCGCCTGGGCACCTTGCAGCCGCTGCTGCCGGTGGTCAGCTACAACGATACCCGGCTGCTTTCCTCCACCTTCCAGGGCGGCCTGTTGACCAGCCAGGAACTGGACGGCCTGACCTTCAACGGCGGCCGCCTGACTCGCACCAACCTGCGGGATTCTTCCGGCCGCGACGACATCGGGTACCTCTCCGCCACCAGCGATGCCTTCGACTTCGCCGGCGGCAGCTACGCCATCAACCCGCAATTGGCGCTGAGCTACTACTACGGCCTGCTGGACGACATCTACCGCCAGCAGTTCGTCGGCCTGGTGCACACGCAGCCGCTGCCCGCAGGCTTCAGCCTGAAGAGCGACATCCGCTACTTCGACAGCCGCGGCGACGGTGTCGAGCGCGCCGGAGAGATCGACAACCGCAACCTCAACGGCATGTTCAGCCTGGGCAAGGGCGCCCACCGGTTCAGCCTGGCCTTCCAGCGCATGTCCGGCGACAGCGCCTTCCCCTTCCTCAATGGCGGCGACCCCTATGTGGTCAACCTGGTGACCTTCAACACCTTCACCCGCGCCGAGGAAGACGCCTGGCAGCTGCGCTACGACTACGACTTCGCCGCCCTCGGCATTCCCGGCCTGACCTTCATGACCCGCTACGTCGACGGCCGCAACGTCAAGACCGCCACCGGCGACGACGGCGAGGAATGGGAACGCGACAGCGACCTGGCCTACGTGATCCAGAGCGGTGCCCTGAAGGGCCTGAGCCTGCGCTGGCGCAACGTCACCTTCCGCTCCGGCAACGGGCTGAGCACCGATGTCGACGAGAACCGCCTGATCCTCGGCTACACCCTGGCCCTCTGGTAA
- the paaD gene encoding 1,2-phenylacetyl-CoA epoxidase subunit PaaD — protein sequence MPRGELIASDRGARPGASDDLARAWSVLGEVMDPEVPVVSVVDLGIVRGLDWQDGHLHVVVTPTYSGCPATEVIEQDIEQALEGAGFAAPKLERRLNPAWTTDWISADGRERLRAYGIAPPAGSTSKRSLLGEAPEVCCPQCGSAHTERLSEFGSTACKALYRCRDCLEPFDYFKCI from the coding sequence ATGCCTCGTGGTGAGCTGATCGCCAGCGACCGTGGCGCCAGGCCCGGCGCGTCGGATGACCTGGCGCGCGCCTGGTCGGTGCTGGGCGAGGTGATGGACCCGGAAGTGCCGGTGGTCAGCGTGGTCGACCTCGGCATCGTCCGTGGCCTCGACTGGCAGGACGGCCACCTGCACGTGGTGGTCACCCCGACCTACTCCGGCTGCCCGGCCACCGAGGTGATCGAGCAGGACATCGAGCAGGCCCTGGAAGGGGCCGGCTTCGCCGCGCCGAAACTGGAGCGCCGCCTGAACCCGGCCTGGACCACTGACTGGATCAGCGCCGACGGTCGCGAACGCCTGCGCGCCTACGGCATCGCCCCGCCGGCCGGCAGCACCAGCAAGCGCAGCCTGCTGGGCGAGGCCCCGGAGGTGTGCTGCCCACAATGCGGCAGCGCCCACACCGAGCGCCTCAGCGAGTTCGGCTCCACCGCGTGCAAGGCGCTCTATCGCTGCCGCGACTGCCTGGAGCCTTTCGACTACTTCAAGTGCATCTGA
- the paaB gene encoding 1,2-phenylacetyl-CoA epoxidase subunit PaaB: MSEWTLFEVFVRSKHGLNHKHVGSVHAADARMAIENARELYTRRNEGVSLWVVPSALITASSPDEKEPLFDPSQDKVYRHASFYELPAEVGHM, translated from the coding sequence ATGTCCGAGTGGACCCTTTTTGAAGTCTTTGTGCGCAGCAAGCACGGCCTGAACCACAAGCACGTCGGCAGCGTGCATGCCGCCGATGCGCGCATGGCCATCGAGAACGCCCGCGAGCTGTACACCCGCCGCAACGAAGGCGTGAGCCTCTGGGTGGTGCCGTCCGCACTGATCACCGCTTCCTCGCCGGACGAGAAGGAGCCGCTGTTCGATCCGTCCCAGGACAAGGTCTACCGCCACGCCAGCTTCTACGAGCTGCCGGCCGAAGTCGGCCACATGTGA
- the tssI gene encoding type VI secretion system Vgr family protein: protein MTRPADTATSLSLTASSLAELYPERLSGKETLNDLDSLVLDGYSATTLTLTGGVATHVTATLHNDANQRPLDALVAEIHQLPADATAERYQLVLRPWLWWLTLASNNRVFQNKSTSDIVTGIFSDHGFTDFKLSLSGSYSPREYCVQYGETDFAFVSRLLEEEGIFWFFTHEDGKHTLVLGDSNDAFAQIPNGPKLSYLGQAIGVRELHGVRSGQVCLQAVAGVYSATDYEFTTPTTSLYSQAEAVAGPRTVYEHPGGYTAKARGDSLSKQRVDALRSQEKRFIGESDCRWLVPGHWFTLDGHDDASLNIDWVVTSVTHEASHEHYRNRFEAIPKATSYRPPRTTPKPRMHTQTAIVVGKSGEEIWTDQYGRIKIQFPWDRDGKNDETASCWVRVVLPWSGKGFGMQFIPRIGQEVIVTFIDGDPDRPLVTGCVYNGDNTLPYALPDNQTQSGIKTNSSKGGGGFNELRFEDKKDAEEVFLQAQKDLKVNVLNDSTATIGHDETLTVQNARTRTVKDGDETITLEKGKRTVTIQTGSDSLDVKDARTVKVGADQTHSTGGNYSHTVSGNYELTVDGNLTIKVSGTLTLQSSGDLTAKSDQNLTTQAGMALTDKAGTSLTNQAGTSLDNKAGTTLTNDAGVSLTNKASAEQTVDGGGMLTIKGGLVKVN, encoded by the coding sequence ATGACCCGCCCCGCCGACACAGCCACCAGTCTTTCCCTCACTGCAAGCAGCCTTGCGGAGCTTTATCCCGAAAGGCTTTCCGGAAAGGAAACCCTCAACGACCTGGACTCGCTGGTCCTGGATGGCTACAGCGCCACCACGCTCACCCTGACCGGCGGGGTCGCCACCCACGTCACCGCCACCCTGCACAACGACGCCAACCAGCGCCCCCTCGACGCCCTGGTCGCGGAAATCCACCAACTCCCCGCCGACGCCACCGCCGAGCGTTATCAACTGGTGCTGCGCCCCTGGCTCTGGTGGCTGACGCTGGCGAGCAACAACCGCGTGTTCCAGAACAAGAGCACCAGCGACATCGTCACCGGCATCTTCTCGGATCATGGCTTCACCGATTTCAAGCTGTCCCTCAGCGGCAGCTACAGCCCGCGCGAGTATTGCGTGCAATACGGCGAAACCGATTTCGCCTTCGTCTCGCGCTTGCTGGAGGAAGAAGGCATCTTCTGGTTCTTCACCCATGAAGACGGCAAGCACACGCTGGTACTGGGCGACAGCAACGATGCCTTTGCGCAGATTCCCAACGGGCCGAAGCTGTCCTATCTGGGGCAGGCAATCGGCGTGCGCGAGTTGCATGGGGTGCGTTCCGGGCAGGTTTGCCTGCAGGCGGTGGCCGGGGTGTACAGCGCCACGGACTACGAGTTCACCACGCCCACCACCTCGCTCTACAGCCAGGCCGAGGCGGTGGCCGGCCCGCGCACGGTGTACGAGCATCCCGGCGGCTATACCGCCAAGGCCCGTGGCGATTCATTGTCGAAGCAGCGGGTGGACGCATTGCGCAGCCAGGAGAAGCGTTTTATCGGCGAAAGCGACTGCCGCTGGTTGGTGCCGGGTCACTGGTTCACCCTGGACGGCCATGACGATGCCTCGCTGAACATCGACTGGGTGGTGACCTCAGTGACCCACGAGGCCAGCCACGAGCATTACCGCAACCGCTTCGAGGCCATCCCCAAGGCCACCAGCTACCGCCCGCCACGCACCACGCCCAAGCCACGCATGCACACCCAGACGGCGATTGTGGTGGGCAAGAGCGGCGAGGAAATCTGGACCGACCAGTACGGCCGCATCAAGATCCAGTTCCCCTGGGACCGCGATGGCAAGAACGACGAAACCGCCTCCTGCTGGGTGCGCGTGGTGCTGCCCTGGAGCGGCAAGGGCTTCGGCATGCAGTTCATCCCGCGCATCGGCCAGGAGGTGATCGTCACCTTCATCGATGGCGACCCGGACCGTCCCCTGGTTACCGGTTGCGTCTACAACGGCGACAACACCCTGCCCTACGCCCTGCCGGACAACCAGACCCAGTCCGGGATCAAGACCAACTCCTCCAAGGGTGGTGGCGGCTTCAACGAACTGCGCTTCGAGGACAAGAAAGACGCCGAGGAAGTCTTCCTCCAGGCACAGAAGGACCTGAAGGTGAATGTGCTCAACGACAGCACCGCCACCATCGGCCACGACGAGACCCTGACGGTGCAGAACGCCCGCACCCGCACGGTGAAGGACGGCGACGAGACCATCACCCTGGAGAAGGGCAAGCGCACGGTGACCATCCAGACCGGCAGCGACAGCCTTGACGTGAAGGACGCACGCACCGTGAAGGTCGGCGCCGACCAGACCCACAGCACCGGTGGCAACTACAGCCACACCGTGAGCGGCAATTACGAACTGACCGTGGACGGCAACCTGACCATCAAGGTGAGCGGCACCCTCACCCTGCAGAGCAGCGGCGACCTCACCGCCAAGAGCGACCAGAACCTCACCACCCAGGCCGGCATGGCCCTGACCGACAAGGCGGGTACCTCGCTGACCAACCAGGCGGGCACCAGCCTCGACAACAAGGCCGGCACCACCCTGACCAACGATGCCGGTGTCAGCCTGACCAACAAGGCCAGCGCCGAGCAGACGGTGGACGGCGGCGGCATGCTGACCATCAAGGGCGGCCTGGTGAAGGTGAATTGA
- a CDS encoding DUF4280 domain-containing protein translates to MGCPQVCSGATLQCSFGVAPAVLNVLPVNRTMTGGMPAANIMDYIPLVNIPTFGMCQSLANPTVAAATAAALGVLTPMPCIPATAAPWIPGGAPTVLLGNMPALDANSTLMCSWAGVIKIQMPGQVQMLIP, encoded by the coding sequence ATGGGATGTCCGCAGGTCTGCAGTGGCGCGACGCTGCAATGCAGTTTCGGCGTGGCGCCGGCGGTGCTGAACGTGTTGCCGGTGAACCGGACGATGACCGGCGGGATGCCGGCGGCGAACATCATGGATTACATCCCGCTGGTGAACATTCCCACCTTCGGCATGTGCCAGAGCCTGGCCAACCCCACGGTGGCCGCGGCCACCGCAGCCGCCCTCGGCGTGCTGACGCCGATGCCCTGCATCCCGGCCACGGCGGCGCCCTGGATTCCGGGCGGCGCACCCACGGTGCTGCTGGGCAATATGCCGGCGCTGGATGCCAACAGCACGCTGATGTGCAGTTGGGCCGGAGTGATCAAGATCCAGATGCCCGGCCAGGTGCAGATGCTGATTCCCTGA
- a CDS encoding DUF485 domain-containing protein, with protein MTPQDLERIRENPDFIQLVQRKQRLTWSLTAAMLVIYYGFVLLVAFAPAVLGQSLNGGVTSVGMLVGVVIILLSFALTGIYVKRTNSVLDPLNDKLKQECGQ; from the coding sequence ATGACCCCGCAAGACCTCGAACGCATCCGGGAGAATCCGGACTTCATCCAGTTGGTCCAGCGCAAGCAGCGCCTGACCTGGTCCCTGACCGCCGCCATGCTGGTGATCTACTACGGCTTCGTGCTGCTGGTGGCGTTCGCCCCCGCCGTGCTCGGCCAGTCCCTCAACGGCGGCGTCACCAGCGTGGGCATGCTGGTGGGCGTGGTCATCATCCTGCTGTCCTTCGCCCTCACCGGCATCTACGTCAAGCGCACCAACAGCGTCCTCGACCCGCTGAACGACAAGCTGAAGCAGGAGTGCGGCCAATGA
- the paaC gene encoding 1,2-phenylacetyl-CoA epoxidase subunit PaaC, with the protein MTQREDLIQYLLRLGDSALIQGQRLCEWCGHAPALEEELALMNVGLDLVGQARNWLDYAAELLADGRDADHLAFRRDERAYRNLLLVEQPNGDYAVTITKQFLYDAWHFQVLHGLCQSSDERVAGIAAKALKEVTYHLRRSGEWVERLGDGTEESHRRMLAAIRDVWRFTVELVNGDEVEQRLFEAGIAPNPAETAAAWKSRVADTFASASLPLPEPASYFYLSGRQGLHTEHLGLLLAEMQYLQRAYPDASW; encoded by the coding sequence ATGACTCAACGTGAAGACCTCATCCAATACCTGCTGCGCCTCGGCGACAGCGCCCTGATCCAGGGTCAGCGCCTGTGCGAATGGTGCGGCCACGCCCCGGCGCTGGAAGAAGAACTGGCGCTGATGAACGTCGGCCTCGACCTGGTGGGTCAGGCCCGCAACTGGCTGGACTATGCCGCCGAGCTGCTGGCCGACGGCCGCGACGCCGACCACCTGGCCTTCCGCCGCGACGAGCGCGCCTACCGCAACCTGTTGCTGGTGGAGCAGCCCAACGGCGACTATGCCGTGACCATCACCAAGCAGTTCCTCTATGACGCCTGGCACTTCCAGGTGCTGCATGGCCTCTGCCAGTCCAGCGACGAACGTGTCGCCGGCATCGCCGCCAAGGCACTGAAGGAAGTCACCTACCACCTGCGCCGCTCCGGCGAGTGGGTCGAGCGCCTGGGTGACGGCACCGAGGAAAGCCACCGCCGCATGCTGGCGGCCATCCGCGACGTCTGGCGCTTCACCGTCGAGCTGGTGAACGGCGACGAGGTGGAACAGCGTCTGTTCGAGGCCGGCATCGCGCCGAACCCGGCGGAAACCGCCGCCGCCTGGAAGTCCAGGGTGGCCGACACCTTCGCCAGCGCCAGCCTGCCGCTGCCGGAGCCGGCCAGCTACTTCTACCTGTCCGGCCGCCAGGGCCTGCACACCGAGCACCTCGGTCTGCTGCTGGCCGAAATGCAGTACCTCCAGCGGGCCTACCCCGATGCCTCGTGGTGA
- a CDS encoding endonuclease/exonuclease/phosphatase family protein, giving the protein MRIGSFNIEKNGLSSTEIKQSQVDTFIDNCCSNSHWDADLVFICEVHSGQLANYRSHLGDRYPSYNVWAFEGGYSNGYIVMAKAFQCIEVVAQGNLRGLNRELIAAHATSVGGYTGYIFLAHFKSGQTNLTKSQLLNCTALDGNWVVTGDLNFDYNNLSSLNPPGIGYECWNGQSTQAKGGILDWVLGSPNVQVTPVDITAMANDFDMSGPDHRPILFDIRA; this is encoded by the coding sequence ATGAGAATCGGCAGTTTCAATATCGAGAAGAACGGGCTCTCCTCCACGGAGATCAAGCAGAGCCAGGTCGACACCTTCATCGACAATTGCTGCTCCAACAGCCATTGGGATGCCGACCTGGTGTTCATCTGCGAAGTGCACTCGGGCCAACTCGCCAACTACCGGTCGCACCTGGGCGACCGCTATCCCAGCTACAACGTCTGGGCCTTCGAGGGGGGATACTCGAACGGCTACATCGTGATGGCGAAGGCCTTCCAGTGCATCGAAGTGGTCGCCCAGGGCAACCTGCGCGGACTCAACAGGGAGCTGATCGCCGCCCACGCGACCAGCGTCGGCGGCTACACCGGCTACATCTTCCTCGCGCATTTCAAATCCGGTCAGACCAACCTGACGAAAAGCCAACTCCTGAATTGCACGGCACTGGACGGCAACTGGGTCGTCACCGGCGACCTGAACTTCGACTACAACAACCTCTCCTCACTCAACCCGCCAGGGATCGGTTACGAGTGCTGGAACGGCCAGTCCACCCAGGCGAAGGGCGGCATTCTCGACTGGGTGCTCGGTTCGCCCAATGTCCAGGTGACGCCCGTCGACATAACCGCAATGGCCAATGATTTCGACATGAGCGGACCGGATCATCGTCCGATCCTCTTCGATATCCGTGCCTGA
- the paaE gene encoding 1,2-phenylacetyl-CoA epoxidase subunit PaaE: MSKFHSLTIKEVRPETRDAVSIAFDIPADLAETYRFTQGQHLVMRTQLEGEEVRRSYSICTGVNDGELRVAIKRVAGGRFSAYANESLKAGQSLEVMPPSGHFFVELDATRRGNYLAVAAGSGITPILSIIKTTLEAEPHSRVTLLYGNRSSASALFREQLEDLKNRYLQRLNLIFVFSREQQDVDLYNGRIDADKCGQLFARWIDVKALDAAFICGPQAMTETVRDQLKANGMPAERIHFELFAATGGSAKREAREAARATDSAASQVTVISDGRELTFELPRNSVSVLDAGNAQGLELPYSCKAGVCSTCKCKVIEGEVEMDSNFALEDYEVAAGYVLSCQTFPVSEKVVLDFDQL, encoded by the coding sequence ATGAGCAAGTTCCATAGCCTGACGATCAAAGAAGTGCGCCCGGAAACCCGCGACGCGGTGTCCATCGCCTTCGACATTCCGGCCGACCTCGCCGAAACCTACCGCTTCACCCAGGGCCAGCACCTGGTGATGCGCACCCAGCTGGAGGGCGAAGAAGTACGCCGCTCCTACTCCATCTGCACCGGCGTCAACGACGGCGAGCTGCGCGTGGCGATCAAGCGCGTGGCCGGCGGCCGTTTCTCCGCCTATGCCAACGAGAGCCTGAAGGCCGGCCAGAGCCTGGAAGTCATGCCGCCCTCCGGCCACTTCTTCGTCGAGCTGGACGCCACGCGCCGGGGCAACTACCTGGCGGTGGCCGCCGGCAGCGGCATCACGCCGATCCTGTCGATCATCAAGACCACCCTGGAAGCCGAACCCCACAGCCGCGTCACCCTGCTCTACGGCAACCGCTCCAGTGCCTCGGCGCTGTTCCGCGAGCAGTTGGAAGACCTGAAGAACCGCTACCTGCAGCGCCTGAACCTGATCTTCGTGTTCAGCCGCGAGCAGCAGGATGTTGACCTCTACAACGGCCGCATCGACGCCGACAAATGCGGCCAGCTGTTCGCCCGCTGGATCGACGTCAAGGCCCTGGACGCCGCCTTCATCTGCGGTCCGCAGGCCATGACCGAAACCGTGCGCGACCAGCTCAAGGCCAACGGCATGCCCGCCGAGCGCATCCACTTCGAGCTGTTCGCCGCCACCGGCGGTTCCGCCAAGCGCGAGGCCCGCGAGGCCGCCCGCGCCACCGACAGCGCCGCCAGCCAGGTCACGGTCATCAGCGATGGCCGCGAGCTGACCTTCGAACTGCCGCGCAACAGCGTCAGCGTGCTCGACGCCGGCAACGCCCAGGGCCTGGAACTGCCCTACTCCTGCAAGGCCGGCGTGTGTTCCACCTGCAAATGCAAAGTGATCGAAGGCGAGGTGGAGATGGACAGCAACTTCGCCCTGGAGGACTACGAAGTCGCCGCCGGCTACGTGTTGTCCTGCCAGACCTTCCCGGTCAGCGAAAAAGTCGTCCTGGACTTCGACCAGCTGTAA
- a CDS encoding cation acetate symporter: MKTLASLLLAAGLFASQGAFAADAVARPLNWNAIYLFLAFVLFTLGITRWAALRTRSAADFYTAGGGLTGFQNGLAIAGDMISAASFLGISAMMFMNGYDGLLYALGVLAGWPIILFLIAERLRNLGKYTFADVVSYRLEQSPIRITAAFGTLTVALMYLVAQMVGAGKLIELLFGLSYLQAVLLVGVLMVCYVTFGGMLATTWVQIIKAILLLSGTSFMAFMVLKHFGFSTEAMFAAATSVHAKGTAIMAPGGLLSNPIDAISLGLGMMFGTAGLPHILMRFFTVSDAKEARKSVFYATGFIGYFYLLLIVVGFGSIVMVGTNPEFRDAAGAIIGGGNMVAVHLSHAVGGSLFLGFISAVAFATILAVVAGLALSGASAVSHDLYACVIRKGKATEREEMRVSRIATLGIGVLAVILGLLFESQNIAFLSGLVLAIAASVNFPVLFLSMFWKGLTTRGAVAGSVAGLLSAIVLLLLSPAVWVNVLQHDQALFPYSNPALFSMGLAFFSAWLFSVTDSSERAKHERGRYLAQFIRSMTGIGAAAASRH, encoded by the coding sequence ATGAAAACCCTCGCCTCCCTGCTGCTGGCCGCCGGCCTCTTCGCCTCCCAGGGCGCTTTCGCCGCCGACGCCGTGGCGCGTCCGCTGAACTGGAACGCCATCTACCTGTTCCTGGCGTTCGTCCTCTTCACCCTCGGCATCACCCGCTGGGCCGCCCTGCGCACCCGCTCGGCCGCCGACTTCTACACCGCCGGCGGCGGCCTCACCGGCTTCCAGAACGGCCTGGCGATTGCCGGCGACATGATCAGCGCGGCGTCGTTCCTCGGCATCTCCGCGATGATGTTCATGAACGGCTACGACGGCCTGCTCTACGCCCTGGGCGTGCTCGCCGGCTGGCCGATCATCCTGTTCCTGATCGCCGAGCGGCTGCGCAACCTCGGCAAGTACACCTTCGCCGACGTGGTGTCCTACCGTCTCGAGCAAAGCCCGATCCGCATCACCGCCGCCTTCGGCACCCTGACCGTGGCGCTGATGTACCTGGTGGCGCAGATGGTCGGCGCCGGCAAGCTGATCGAGCTGCTGTTCGGCCTGTCCTACCTGCAAGCCGTGCTGCTGGTGGGCGTGCTGATGGTCTGCTACGTGACCTTCGGCGGCATGCTGGCGACCACCTGGGTGCAGATCATCAAGGCGATCCTGCTCCTCTCCGGCACCAGCTTCATGGCCTTCATGGTGCTCAAGCACTTCGGTTTCAGCACCGAAGCCATGTTCGCCGCCGCCACCTCGGTGCATGCCAAGGGCACCGCGATCATGGCCCCGGGTGGACTGCTGTCGAACCCCATCGACGCCATCTCGCTGGGACTCGGCATGATGTTCGGCACCGCCGGCCTGCCGCATATCCTGATGCGCTTCTTCACCGTCAGCGACGCCAAGGAAGCCCGCAAGAGCGTGTTCTACGCCACGGGCTTCATCGGCTACTTCTACCTGCTGCTGATCGTGGTCGGCTTCGGCTCCATCGTCATGGTCGGCACCAATCCGGAGTTCCGCGACGCGGCCGGCGCCATCATCGGTGGCGGCAACATGGTGGCGGTGCACCTGTCCCATGCCGTCGGCGGCAGCCTGTTCCTCGGGTTCATCTCCGCCGTGGCCTTCGCCACCATATTGGCGGTGGTCGCTGGCCTGGCGCTGTCCGGCGCCTCGGCCGTGTCCCACGATCTCTATGCCTGCGTGATTCGCAAGGGCAAGGCGACCGAGCGCGAGGAAATGCGCGTCTCGCGCATCGCCACCCTGGGCATCGGCGTACTGGCGGTGATCCTCGGCCTCCTCTTCGAGTCGCAGAACATCGCCTTCCTCTCCGGCCTGGTGCTGGCGATCGCCGCTTCGGTCAACTTCCCGGTGCTGTTCCTCTCCATGTTCTGGAAGGGCCTGACCACCCGTGGCGCCGTGGCTGGCAGCGTGGCGGGCCTGCTCTCCGCCATCGTCCTGCTGCTGCTGAGCCCGGCGGTGTGGGTCAACGTGCTGCAGCACGACCAGGCGCTGTTCCCCTATTCGAACCCGGCGCTGTTCTCCATGGGCCTGGCCTTCTTCAGTGCCTGGCTGTTCTCGGTGACCGACAGCTCCGAGCGCGCCAAGCACGAGCGCGGCCGTTACCTGGCGCAGTTCATCCGCTCCATGACCGGCATCGGCGCCGCCGCTGCCAGCCGCCACTGA
- a CDS encoding toxin-antitoxin system YwqK family antitoxin: MAQSGKLDLTRGDSRLHGQLQGGQLEGPVRIEESGRPQAQLSYQAGELNGPVTLFHPNGKVSAQLPYVRGKLHGVATFHAPEGGLQRKVSYRQGLMHGEASSYFPDGALAEVEHYREGVRDGPYQRFHGNGQLALRCRYLKGQLLEPGQPFAEDGRPLDAEGKPISRLRWWWKRWTEPAQA; the protein is encoded by the coding sequence ATGGCCCAGTCCGGCAAGCTCGATCTCACCCGTGGCGACAGCCGCCTGCACGGGCAGCTGCAGGGCGGCCAACTGGAAGGCCCCGTGCGCATCGAGGAATCCGGCCGCCCCCAGGCGCAGCTCAGCTACCAGGCGGGCGAGTTGAACGGTCCGGTCACCCTCTTCCACCCCAACGGCAAGGTCTCGGCGCAACTGCCTTATGTACGCGGCAAGCTGCACGGCGTGGCGACCTTCCATGCGCCGGAAGGCGGGCTGCAGCGCAAGGTCAGCTATCGCCAGGGCCTGATGCACGGCGAAGCGTCCAGCTACTTCCCCGATGGCGCCCTGGCCGAAGTCGAGCACTACCGCGAGGGTGTGCGCGACGGCCCCTACCAGCGCTTCCACGGCAACGGCCAACTGGCGCTGCGCTGCCGCTACCTGAAGGGGCAGCTGCTGGAGCCGGGCCAGCCCTTTGCCGAGGATGGCCGCCCCCTGGACGCCGAGGGCAAGCCTATATCGCGGTTGCGCTGGTGGTGGAAGCGCTGGACTGAGCCGGCGCAAGCCTGA